In Saccharolobus solfataricus, a genomic segment contains:
- the cas4 gene encoding CRISPR-associated protein Cas4 codes for MITEFLLKKKLEEHLSHVKEENTIYVTDLVRCPRRVRYESEYKELAISQVYAPSAILGDILHLGLESVLKGNFNAETEVETLREINVGGKVYKIKGRADAIIRNDNGKSIVIEIKTSRSDKGLPLIHHKMQLQIYLWLFSAEKGILVYITPDRIAEYEINEPLDEATIVRLAEDTIMLQNSPRFNWECKYCIFSVICPAKLT; via the coding sequence ATGATAACTGAATTTTTACTTAAAAAGAAATTAGAAGAACATTTAAGCCATGTAAAGGAAGAGAATACGATATATGTAACAGATTTAGTAAGATGCCCCAGAAGAGTAAGATATGAGAGTGAATACAAGGAGCTTGCAATCTCTCAGGTTTACGCGCCTTCAGCTATTTTAGGGGACATATTGCATCTCGGTCTTGAAAGCGTATTAAAAGGGAACTTTAATGCAGAAACTGAAGTTGAAACTCTGAGAGAAATTAACGTCGGAGGTAAAGTTTATAAAATTAAAGGAAGAGCCGATGCAATAATTAGAAATGACAACGGGAAGAGTATTGTAATTGAGATAAAAACTTCTAGAAGTGATAAAGGATTACCTCTAATTCATCATAAAATGCAGCTACAGATATATTTATGGTTATTTAGTGCAGAAAAAGGTATACTAGTTTACATAACTCCAGATAGGATAGCTGAGTATGAAATAAACGAACCTTTAGATGAAGCAACAATAGTAAGACTTGCAGAGGATACAATAATGTTACAAAACTCACCTAGATTCAACTGGGAATGTAAATATTGCATATTTTCCGTCATTTGCCCAGCTAAACTAACCTAA
- a CDS encoding MBL fold metallo-hydrolase, which produces MKITFIGTGAGSSLGLKRVKSSILINDKVLLDLGPGAELRLEDLRIHPKALFITHLHIDHFSGVFDYLVQRKIRQIPELVIYSPKGFSEVLNIYTRIGNNISAKIYESDLPSGKIDEMEIYSIQACHSIYAVSYIISDGNTRVLYTGDTKEPCNAILENIKDVDLIIHETTCVDDCSIWGHTSIKQIFELFSNKRIFATHIPAEIEEKIISLANNKINIAFDGLSLNV; this is translated from the coding sequence ATGAAAATTACCTTTATTGGAACTGGAGCTGGTTCTAGTCTAGGGCTAAAAAGGGTTAAGTCCAGTATATTAATTAACGATAAAGTACTTCTTGACTTAGGTCCTGGGGCTGAGTTAAGATTAGAAGATCTAAGAATACATCCGAAAGCTCTCTTTATTACTCATTTGCATATTGATCATTTCAGTGGAGTTTTTGACTATTTAGTCCAGAGGAAAATAAGACAAATCCCCGAATTAGTAATCTATTCTCCCAAAGGCTTTTCAGAAGTCCTAAACATATACACTAGAATAGGAAATAATATTTCGGCTAAAATATATGAAAGCGACTTACCCAGCGGTAAAATTGACGAAATGGAAATATATTCGATTCAAGCTTGTCACTCGATTTATGCCGTTAGCTACATTATAAGCGATGGAAATACGAGAGTATTATATACTGGTGATACTAAAGAACCTTGTAATGCTATACTAGAAAACATAAAAGATGTTGATTTGATCATTCATGAAACAACTTGTGTAGATGACTGTAGTATTTGGGGACATACTTCAATAAAACAAATATTTGAGTTATTTAGCAATAAGAGAATTTTTGCTACACACATTCCGGCCGAAATTGAAGAAAAAATAATAAGCCTTGCTAATAATAAAATAAATATTGCTTTTGACGGGTTGTCATTAAATGTGTAG
- a CDS encoding zinc ribbon domain-containing protein produces MKESLIEAKVMDYGKLKDIQKEILYYKLYVDALKKKGIKEKVDPPPTLPKSIVSSVLTGGIPRDGPLQIELVSNDVVKIKEYNTLVKIQSDSRLPLYAIVEYRDTDIRVYLAYRENPSIVGLDLGLRHLITIVAIKDTKPWKVRFFDEPKLMEKFANFLSENQGIIKLEEMKSNAKRIIYEAVSFIEDLEPKVVAMENLEYFETKTGKGLRALQNMLENEIRRRGIRYRKIDPYNTSRVCAKCGYKKGEILGSLFVCPACGYKADRDYNAAYNIALKCYYTC; encoded by the coding sequence ATGAAGGAGAGTCTCATAGAAGCAAAAGTTATGGATTATGGTAAACTAAAGGACATTCAAAAGGAAATTTTATATTACAAGCTCTATGTTGACGCATTGAAAAAGAAAGGGATTAAGGAAAAAGTGGACCCACCCCCTACCTTGCCCAAATCTATTGTATCTTCAGTGCTCACTGGAGGAATCCCTAGAGATGGCCCACTACAGATAGAATTAGTTAGTAATGATGTAGTAAAGATAAAGGAGTATAACACTTTAGTAAAAATACAGAGTGATTCTAGGCTACCGTTATATGCCATAGTAGAGTACAGGGATACTGATATAAGGGTTTATTTAGCTTATCGAGAGAATCCTAGCATAGTTGGATTAGACCTAGGCTTACGGCATCTAATAACAATTGTTGCAATAAAAGATACCAAACCATGGAAAGTGAGATTCTTTGATGAGCCTAAACTTATGGAGAAATTTGCAAATTTCTTAAGTGAAAATCAAGGAATTATTAAGTTAGAAGAAATGAAGAGTAACGCTAAAAGAATTATTTACGAAGCTGTAAGCTTTATTGAAGATTTAGAACCAAAAGTAGTTGCGATGGAGAATTTGGAATATTTTGAGACCAAAACGGGTAAAGGATTAAGAGCTTTACAGAATATGCTAGAGAACGAAATACGAAGAAGAGGTATTAGATATAGAAAAATAGACCCATATAACACATCAAGGGTATGTGCAAAGTGTGGATACAAGAAAGGTGAAATATTAGGCTCGCTATTTGTATGTCCAGCATGTGGATATAAAGCGGATAGAGATTATAACGCAGCATATAATATAGCACTAAAATGTTATTACACTTGCTAA
- a CDS encoding aminopeptidase P family protein, with the protein MNRIQRVQKELERANADYLITGTTSNMYYLIGFSEEQMERPLLLFITRDDYFLLVPKLYEEQLKQFPLIVYRDGEDPYSKLNLKENSNVLIDDTTFSLFTIEILNRFKPGRIGRASRILGKLRQVKDDEELEKMEKGVKKAEQLILEFVSNIKENMTECQIERKLKSFLIEEAGNISFDPIVTSGPNSSMPHLRCSDKKVKRGEAIVIDYGIKHDGYSTDTTRVFSLGKPNDPLILEIVEIVKTANEEAEKHVREGMRAKEIDYFAREVITNKGYGDYFIHRTGHGIGIDVHEDPYISPDNDDVIEQNMVFTIEPGIYLPGKFGIRIEDEVVVKKGYGKTLNMLQKELYII; encoded by the coding sequence ATGAATCGAATACAGAGAGTACAAAAAGAATTGGAGAGAGCTAATGCAGATTACTTAATAACTGGCACTACTAGCAATATGTACTATTTAATAGGATTTTCTGAGGAACAAATGGAAAGGCCACTTTTACTTTTCATTACCAGAGACGATTATTTTCTACTTGTACCAAAACTTTATGAGGAGCAATTAAAGCAATTTCCGCTTATCGTCTACAGAGACGGAGAGGATCCTTACTCCAAGCTAAATTTGAAGGAAAATTCTAATGTTTTAATTGACGATACAACCTTCTCGCTATTTACTATAGAAATACTAAATAGATTCAAACCTGGAAGAATAGGCAGAGCCTCACGTATATTGGGAAAGCTTAGACAAGTAAAGGATGATGAGGAATTAGAAAAAATGGAGAAAGGTGTTAAGAAAGCGGAACAACTTATTTTAGAATTTGTATCGAACATAAAGGAAAATATGACAGAGTGCCAAATAGAGAGAAAATTAAAGAGTTTCTTGATCGAAGAGGCGGGTAATATATCGTTTGATCCAATAGTAACCTCCGGTCCTAACTCTTCTATGCCTCACTTAAGATGTAGTGATAAAAAGGTAAAACGAGGTGAGGCAATAGTTATAGATTATGGGATAAAGCATGATGGCTACTCTACTGACACCACAAGAGTGTTCTCCTTAGGTAAACCTAATGATCCTTTAATTTTAGAAATTGTCGAAATTGTTAAAACTGCGAATGAAGAGGCTGAAAAGCATGTAAGAGAAGGTATGAGAGCAAAGGAAATTGACTATTTTGCTAGAGAAGTCATAACTAATAAAGGGTATGGGGACTATTTTATTCACAGAACTGGACATGGTATAGGAATCGACGTTCATGAAGATCCATATATTTCGCCGGATAACGATGATGTAATAGAGCAAAATATGGTGTTTACTATAGAGCCTGGAATTTATCTACCAGGCAAATTTGGGATAAGGATAGAAGACGAAGTAGTAGTAAAAAAAGGTTATGGGAAAACACTAAACATGTTACAAAAAGAATTATACATTATATAA
- a CDS encoding histone deacetylase family protein encodes MITIVYDDIYKYHAPKGYHVENPSRIDKALSAINQLKVKFKKPIKVDDPQIIHSEDYVKLVEKHSKLEENLDEDTYTNRYTYESALYAMGGALEAFETNGFALVRPPGHHAGVNGRAFGAPTLGFCIFNNVAYPIKKYKLKRVAIIDFDVHYGNGTQEIFYDDPDILHIDVHQDPRTIYPGNGFPDMIGEKDAEGTKINLLIPPLGSDDLYEELIPIIQAILDDFKPAVIAYSAGFDSYMGDGLASVNATEYTFYSFGVLSNKFTKKYAVLEGGYDKGLIKGLKAFLEGFANIKMEYKKYQSNDSVRSRFMNYLSEEKNILRNYWSI; translated from the coding sequence ATGATAACTATTGTTTATGATGATATATACAAGTATCATGCTCCAAAGGGGTATCACGTTGAGAATCCCAGTAGAATAGACAAGGCATTATCTGCAATTAATCAACTTAAGGTTAAGTTCAAAAAACCTATTAAAGTTGATGATCCACAAATAATACATTCGGAAGATTACGTTAAATTAGTTGAAAAACACTCCAAATTAGAAGAGAACTTAGACGAAGATACTTATACTAATAGGTACACCTATGAGTCCGCACTTTATGCAATGGGTGGTGCATTAGAGGCATTTGAGACTAATGGTTTTGCATTAGTTAGGCCACCTGGTCATCACGCTGGAGTTAACGGTAGAGCGTTTGGTGCTCCTACCCTAGGTTTTTGCATTTTTAATAATGTAGCATATCCCATTAAGAAGTACAAGCTAAAGAGAGTTGCAATTATTGATTTTGATGTGCATTACGGCAATGGCACTCAAGAGATTTTTTATGATGATCCAGATATTTTGCATATTGATGTGCATCAAGATCCTAGAACTATCTATCCTGGAAACGGTTTCCCAGATATGATAGGCGAGAAAGATGCAGAAGGGACGAAGATTAACTTACTAATTCCTCCTTTAGGTAGTGACGATTTATATGAGGAATTAATTCCAATTATCCAGGCAATTTTAGATGACTTCAAACCAGCAGTTATCGCTTATTCTGCTGGATTTGACTCTTACATGGGCGACGGTCTAGCATCAGTGAACGCTACTGAATACACATTCTATAGTTTTGGAGTACTCAGTAATAAATTCACTAAAAAGTATGCAGTTTTAGAGGGGGGCTACGATAAAGGTTTAATAAAAGGTTTAAAGGCGTTTTTAGAAGGATTTGCAAACATAAAAATGGAGTATAAAAAATATCAGTCAAACGATTCGGTGAGATCCAGATTTATGAATTATCTGAGTGAAGAGAAGAATATTTTGAGGAATTATTGGAGTATTTAG
- the thiD gene encoding bifunctional hydroxymethylpyrimidine kinase/phosphomethylpyrimidine kinase — protein MHTRPVVATIAGSDSGGGAGLQADLKTFSALGVFGTTIITGLTAQNTRTVTKVLEIPLDFIEAQFDAVCLDLHPTHAKTGMLASGKVVELVLRKIREYNIKLVLDPVMVAKSGSLLVTEDISEQIKKAMKEAIISTPNRYEAEIINKTKINSQDDVIKAAREIYSKYGNVVVKGFNGVDYAIIDGEEIELKGDYISTKNTHGSGDVFSASITAYLALGYKLKDALIRAKKFATMTVKYGLDLGGGYGPVDPFAPIESIVKREEGRNQLENLLWYLESNLNVILKLINDTSKVNVAYMTKYNDVLSLAGGLIKYLDKLKIDGPILNNVNNEITRIMRETPDEKIGILLPFTDKILDAAEKGKIKLNKSGINGDAILRDNMVLIIAKDKDELIRKLKEVAIG, from the coding sequence GTGCACACTAGACCAGTAGTTGCCACAATAGCTGGGAGTGACAGTGGAGGAGGTGCTGGATTACAGGCTGATCTAAAGACGTTTAGCGCATTAGGAGTTTTTGGTACAACAATAATAACCGGTTTAACAGCACAGAATACAAGAACAGTTACAAAAGTATTAGAGATACCATTAGATTTCATTGAAGCTCAGTTTGATGCGGTTTGCCTAGATTTACATCCAACTCACGCCAAAACTGGAATGTTAGCTTCTGGTAAAGTGGTAGAACTTGTACTGAGAAAAATTAGAGAGTATAACATAAAACTAGTTTTAGATCCAGTGATGGTTGCGAAATCTGGATCATTATTGGTAACAGAGGATATCTCGGAGCAAATAAAAAAGGCGATGAAGGAGGCCATAATATCTACTCCAAACAGATATGAAGCTGAGATAATAAATAAGACAAAGATTAATAGTCAAGATGATGTTATAAAAGCGGCAAGGGAAATTTATTCTAAGTATGGGAATGTTGTAGTTAAAGGATTTAATGGAGTAGATTACGCCATAATTGACGGAGAAGAAATAGAGTTAAAAGGTGATTACATCAGTACTAAAAATACACATGGTAGTGGAGACGTATTTTCTGCCTCCATAACTGCATATCTTGCCTTGGGATACAAACTTAAAGATGCATTAATAAGAGCTAAAAAATTCGCTACAATGACAGTCAAATACGGTTTGGACTTAGGAGGAGGATATGGACCAGTAGATCCCTTTGCCCCTATAGAGTCCATAGTGAAGAGAGAAGAAGGAAGAAATCAGCTAGAAAACTTACTTTGGTACTTAGAGTCTAATCTTAACGTTATACTTAAACTAATTAACGATACCTCGAAAGTAAATGTGGCATATATGACAAAGTATAATGATGTATTAAGTTTAGCTGGAGGATTAATAAAATATTTGGACAAGCTGAAGATTGATGGACCGATACTTAATAATGTAAATAACGAGATAACTAGAATCATGAGAGAAACACCAGATGAGAAAATAGGAATATTATTGCCATTTACTGATAAAATATTAGACGCTGCGGAAAAAGGTAAAATAAAATTAAATAAAAGTGGTATTAATGGGGACGCAATACTACGAGATAATATGGTATTAATTATAGCCAAGGATAAGGATGAGTTAATAAGAAAGTTAAAAGAGGTAGCTATAGGTTGA
- a CDS encoding glycosyltransferase produces MLDILLITLSGIVSSWTVYNGILSILGVTWKPFESKNHSGITFSLIVPVKNEERVLPRLLDRLVNLEYDKSKYEIIVVEDGSTDRTFQICKEYEIKYNNLIRCYSLPRANVPNGKSRALNFALRISKGEIIGIFDGDTVPRLDILEYVEPKFEDITVGAVQGKLVPINVRESVTSRLAAIEELIYEYSIAGRAKVGLFVPIEGTCSFIRKSIIMELGGWNEYSLTEDLDISLKIVNKGCKIVYSPTTISWREVPVSLRVLIRQRLRWYRGHLEVQLGKLRKIDLRIIDGILIVLTPFFMVLNLVNYSLVLVYSSSLYIVAASLVSLASLLSLLLIILIARRHMIEYFYMIPSFVYMNFIVALNFTAIFLELIRAPRVWVKTERSAKVTGEVMG; encoded by the coding sequence ATGCTGGATATTCTGCTAATAACGTTAAGTGGTATAGTATCCTCGTGGACTGTGTATAATGGTATATTATCAATACTCGGGGTAACGTGGAAACCGTTCGAGAGCAAAAATCATAGTGGAATAACATTTAGTCTGATAGTTCCAGTCAAAAATGAGGAAAGAGTGCTTCCTAGATTATTAGATCGGCTCGTAAATCTAGAATATGACAAGTCTAAATATGAAATAATAGTAGTAGAAGATGGTTCTACTGATAGAACCTTCCAAATTTGTAAAGAGTACGAGATAAAGTATAACAACCTTATAAGATGCTATAGTCTTCCGAGAGCTAACGTACCGAATGGGAAAAGTAGAGCGTTAAATTTTGCCTTAAGGATTAGTAAGGGAGAAATTATAGGTATATTCGATGGAGATACAGTACCAAGATTAGATATTTTGGAGTACGTTGAACCAAAATTTGAGGATATTACCGTTGGTGCAGTTCAAGGAAAATTAGTTCCAATAAATGTGAGGGAAAGTGTAACAAGTAGATTAGCTGCTATTGAGGAATTAATATATGAATATTCAATAGCTGGAAGAGCTAAAGTTGGGCTCTTTGTACCAATTGAAGGAACTTGTTCTTTCATAAGGAAAAGTATAATTATGGAGTTAGGCGGATGGAATGAATATTCTCTCACTGAAGATCTAGATATTAGCCTCAAAATCGTTAATAAAGGCTGTAAGATCGTTTATTCTCCCACAACTATTAGTTGGAGGGAAGTTCCAGTTAGCTTGAGGGTTTTAATTAGGCAAAGATTAAGATGGTATAGAGGGCATTTAGAAGTGCAATTAGGCAAACTTAGAAAGATCGATTTAAGAATAATAGACGGTATACTAATAGTGCTTACGCCATTCTTTATGGTCTTAAATCTGGTGAATTACTCTCTAGTATTAGTATACTCTTCTTCCCTATACATTGTCGCAGCAAGCTTAGTTTCTTTAGCCTCTCTGCTTTCATTATTACTTATAATCTTAATAGCAAGGAGACATATGATAGAGTATTTCTATATGATTCCTTCGTTCGTTTATATGAACTTTATTGTCGCACTAAACTTCACTGCAATATTTTTAGAGTTAATAAGAGCACCTAGAGTGTGGGTAAAAACTGAAAGAAGTGCCAAGGTTACGGGGGAGGTCATGGGATGA
- a CDS encoding class II glutamine amidotransferase: MCRILAFHTKGEISKEYVNALIRASRNDIFSKYGSHPDGWGLSIFLKRNDKWKVIYYRSEDPIYEDPNISYLIDIAKGEDIVGVIHARKAGRKFLTGLSHAHPYYMRANIYDLYFAHNGSVSRTSFKDSNRPFTDSYLILEEIKTLIESNMSPFDAYAITLDKLKDCSTSLNSSLIYYNKKEGPSILIGYYYNRNRLSKETNEEYYKLYTDNKRYIFSSTIKYYLGVDAEELIMGSIIHL; the protein is encoded by the coding sequence ATGTGTAGAATTTTGGCTTTTCATACTAAGGGCGAAATTTCAAAAGAATACGTAAATGCATTAATAAGGGCAAGTAGAAATGATATTTTCTCTAAATATGGAAGTCATCCAGATGGATGGGGTCTAAGTATATTTCTCAAGAGAAATGATAAATGGAAGGTAATTTATTATAGATCAGAAGATCCAATATATGAGGATCCTAACATCAGTTATCTAATTGATATTGCCAAGGGAGAGGACATAGTTGGAGTTATTCATGCAAGAAAAGCCGGTAGGAAATTTCTTACCGGACTATCTCACGCTCATCCCTATTACATGCGAGCAAACATCTATGATCTCTACTTTGCTCATAATGGTTCAGTTAGTAGAACAAGCTTTAAAGATAGCAATAGACCATTCACAGATAGCTATCTAATTCTAGAAGAGATTAAGACTTTAATAGAGAGTAATATGTCTCCATTTGACGCGTATGCAATAACTCTAGATAAACTGAAGGACTGTTCTACGAGCTTAAATTCAAGTTTGATTTATTACAATAAGAAGGAAGGACCCTCTATTCTAATTGGATATTATTATAATAGGAATAGATTATCAAAAGAGACTAATGAAGAGTATTACAAGCTATATACAGACAATAAAAGATACATCTTTTCATCAACAATAAAATATTATCTAGGAGTAGATGCAGAGGAACTTATAATGGGAAGTATTATACATCTTTAA
- the rbsK gene encoding ribokinase — MIIVVGSYNVDVILKVNKIPEIGETVIADELYITHGGKGSNQAVSASRLGSHVKIIVAVGDDKHGTDAIEFWKSENIDVSKVKVKSGINTGTAYIFVDKKGRNIIVVNRGANYYLSEDDLNNSLEGDILLMQLEIRESVVKKAAKEFNGIKILNPAPANLKDTEILSLVDIITPNEIEFKELVNTDDFEYGLNLLLKKVKKAVIVTLGERGALLATRDGKKVLIPAPKVNVIDETGAGDVFNAALSVYLEKGYDLETAVEYANKVAALSVTKIGALGPKLDEVVRFLEEIDKA; from the coding sequence TTGATAATCGTAGTAGGAAGTTACAACGTTGATGTAATATTGAAAGTTAATAAAATACCTGAAATTGGAGAAACTGTAATAGCTGATGAATTATACATAACGCATGGAGGTAAAGGCTCAAATCAGGCAGTATCAGCTTCAAGATTAGGAAGCCATGTTAAAATAATCGTTGCAGTGGGAGATGATAAACATGGAACTGATGCGATCGAATTTTGGAAATCAGAAAATATTGACGTATCTAAAGTGAAAGTAAAGAGTGGTATAAACACTGGAACTGCATATATATTCGTTGACAAGAAAGGAAGAAATATCATTGTTGTAAACAGAGGTGCAAATTACTATTTGTCAGAAGACGATTTAAATAATAGCCTCGAGGGTGACATATTATTAATGCAATTGGAAATAAGGGAAAGTGTAGTTAAAAAGGCAGCAAAGGAGTTTAACGGAATAAAAATACTTAATCCCGCCCCAGCTAACCTTAAAGATACTGAAATTTTGTCATTAGTAGATATTATAACACCTAATGAAATAGAGTTCAAAGAGTTAGTAAATACTGACGATTTCGAATATGGTTTAAATCTATTGCTAAAGAAAGTAAAAAAGGCGGTGATAGTTACGCTAGGGGAAAGAGGAGCACTTCTGGCAACTAGAGACGGAAAAAAGGTACTTATACCAGCTCCTAAAGTAAATGTTATCGATGAAACGGGAGCTGGTGACGTATTTAATGCAGCGCTTTCCGTGTATTTAGAAAAGGGGTATGACCTTGAGACTGCAGTTGAATATGCGAATAAGGTTGCAGCGCTTTCCGTAACTAAGATAGGAGCTTTAGGACCAAAATTAGATGAGGTGGTGAGATTTCTTGAAGAAATCGACAAAGCGTAA